Sequence from the Phragmites australis chromosome 11, lpPhrAust1.1, whole genome shotgun sequence genome:
AGTTTTGCTTATCAAGTGAACGAACGAGCAccagtgcctctacggtattGTTGAATGATACAGTCTCAGGCAACTCACTTCCCACGAAACAAGCTACACAAGATGAGAATTATTCTAGAAACTACATGAGCTGAATCACATGACAGCAACAAATAAGATCGTGGATTCATGatgctggtggtggaggtggtgatTGTTTCGTTGGCTCGTCGCCTTGCTGCTGTTGCTGGCGACCAccttcctcatcatcatcagccTTCTCCTGCTGCAGCTGATCCTTGAGCCCTTGCTGATACGTCTCCACGAAATTCTTCATCGCGTTCGTGTACGTCGACGCGCGGGTCATGTAAATCCGCCTCAGCGTGGGCTTGAGCGTCTCCGCGCCGCCCCTCGCCGCCACCGCAAGATCCTCCAGCACGCTGGGCTCGCTGCTCTTCTTACCCATCTTTTCGTTG
This genomic interval carries:
- the LOC133883923 gene encoding uncharacterized protein LOC133883923, with the translated sequence MKFRIVCRKLYDYVRYDLKEIAFPSSLPDPPHIKKRPKLTWHDRWCILKEATRLYGASWVRDIGPDLRPNDYREEGTNEDDDSGSDPSSGNEKMGKKSSEPSVLEDLAVAARGGAETLKPTLRRIYMTRASTYTNAMKNFVETYQQGLKDQLQQEKADDDEEGGRQQQQQGDEPTKQSPPPPPAS